GTCCGGCCTCAAGTCTAGATCATTCCCCAACACtcccccatatatatatatatatattaggggtgggcatagattaatttttttaatctagattaatctcactgtaattatgaaattaatctagattaatctagattaatctatatcaaaatggctcattcagaataggcacgatagcgaaataatgccgaaaaaaaccttggggtttcttaagacagatggcgcattagaccagagctcatctttttttccaaaatgcatctcatcttcaaaaaatggtcatgttgatacttggagatgaaaaaatcacagcaatatgtgtaaagtgtgtccaatatgttaggaagcatttacagttataagatactgaaatttcaaaatgaacagcgctataagttgtagaggcaaatacagataaatctaacaaacatttaggctatttaaacaatattacctcaacaattcagcatttcatttctaatggagagagagagagagagagagagagagagagagagagagagagaatctgccactgactgttaaaaggagcagcggctcctttaagagagggaggagctctgcgcgtagtaggcgcagccctcagcagagccaggctactggatatgcctatctagaacctacagcactggcacacggcgatttgacagttgttctcagagttagaatgccagatgagttacaactcgacatgaattcagtttgcaaaaaaaaaaaaagtcaagcgcgacaaccgcgaggtttattaccgtcggacatgagaatatctcactgaatcgcaaatgtgcgcgattgcaacacaaacattcagcaataggcctagatattgacagtttcagtttgacaatcttcaaaatgcataggactatcacacggaatgttttgcaattatagcacaggcaagatttctggaagttgtttatgtattctatgcaatgcgtgaggaaatgtaggctatgtcgggctggtagcttctcacacacaataatgtctctctatgcttcacctcaaacaataaagtctctttagtctaccacttatgaaaaaacactcaaacaacaactaccacggcagagggattaatgttttcagctgcaaacacttcatatttagtaggtctgctgaaacaacaggtggagagaggagaagcgactggagcgcagtctaaaagcctctgtcaattaaacgctatggtgacgtgcatacccaaactccaaacctatattttgagaatagattaacgtgcgatattttctttatcgcgcgacaagagtctcacattatcgcagcacgttaacgccgataacggcccaccactaatatatatatatatatatatatatatacatatatacacacacacgagagagagagagagagagagagagagagagagagagagagagagagagagagagagagagagatagagagagagagagagagagagagagaaacttgacAAAGTAATACCTGGCACTCTGTCGTCGTCCTGCTGGTCGTCTCTCTTCTGAGCGTTGTCTGCCAGGATCTCATCCAGCTCGTCATCACTGATGGGCTCGTACTCCTCTCCTCCCGACACCATGGAGCCGCCATCCTCccccttgtcttcctcctcttctgaaACACAACCAGGGATGGGAATAATGTTAAGTTTAGCAAGAAAGCCTGACAAGTTTCAGACTAATTCAGACAAGAACGTCGCATTTTTAAAGTTCAGGGGGCCTCACAATATTTCCCAAACAAACCACAGCAGTGACAAATAGTTATTAAATGTCTTGATGACAGCCGATTGGGACGTTTGCCTGTTACTGCCTGTTTTTTTTAAGTGGAAGCACTTAAATTTGCCCATTATCCATCTCATGCTTACCATCGTGACTATCACCCTTCTCATTTTCGCCGGTCATGTTGGGAGGGTGTGCGCTGTCCGCAGGCTTGTCAGCGTCCATGGCGACAGGTTCTCGTGGCAAGAGGGGCTCGTAGTCTCCTCCGCGCTCCATGCGTCCGTCTCCTCTGCCTTTGGGCTCCCcatgggggtgagggtggggatgggggtgggagtgaggatgagggtgggggtgaggatggggatgaggatgagggtgggggtgaggatggggatggggatgggggtgcgccATGGGATCAAAGGGGagcatcctctccctctcacccatCCCCCGCTCcatgcgctccctctctctctccctgtctcgttccctctctcgctccatcctctccctctcccggtgCTCGCGCTCCCTCTCAGCCCGCTCTCGCTCGCGTTCCCGCTCCAGCCTCTCGTGCACGACGCCCGCAAATATCCCCTCGGGGAGCAGGCGTTCCCTGTCCCTCTGTTCCCTGAGGTCCCTGGGCTCGCGCTCCCGGATGGGCTCGCGGTTGGCCCCCCGGTGCGGTAGCAGGGGCTCGCGGACGCCCATGCGTGGGGGACCCCAGTCCCTCTGCATTTGCGGGGgcggctgttgctgctgctgctgctgctgctgctgatgttgcgGGTCCCAGTCTCTCTGTTGGTgcgggtgagggtgagggtgtgggtgagggtgagggtgagggtgtgggtgtgggtgggggtgcggCGGCTGGTGCGGGTGCTGGTGCGGATGCTGGGGTAGCATGCCCACGGGAGCCAGGCCAAGCAAGGGGGCCTGTTGGGGTCGAGGCTCCTTGCGGTCACGGTCAAAGACGTCGCGGACGTCTCGTTCGCGCTCCGGGATGCCAACGCGGTCTCCACGCGCCTCCCGCTCGCGCTCACGGCTGTCGTAGGAGCCGGCTCGGGAGCGCGCCTGCCGCTCCGACTCGGGGGAGCTGCGGCGTGAGCTGTGGCTTCGGGAGTCCTGCCGGTCTGGAGAGGAAACACATGGGAGAAGAAAAGGAATATTAGAAAGGTCGCTGCGCTCccagcgaattcgctttggtcactTTATTCGCTGACCCTCCACAGACAGGCAATGACCTCCGtcactcaggtagcgtaggtcacTCTTAGTGTACACATAGCTTGACACAGGTAAACTTCAACACTGGTACAAaactgtgtgcaatgtgtgtgaatgcagaaAAGATGCGGTGCGGGCCTCACCTGATGAAGTGCTGCGGCTGGGTTCTCCCCTCCTCAGCTGGTCGATGCGAGACTTCCTCTCTGCTCCCATGGGCTCATTCCCCACCACTCTTTCCCGGTCGCGCTCCCTTTCCCGCTCCCTCTCTcggtccctttctctctcgcgctccctctctcgttctctttgtctctccgttTCCCTCTCGCGCTCCcgttcccgctctctctctcgctgctccctctctctttcccgggCGGCGTTGCCCACCGGCGGTCGTCCGCCCCCTCTGCGTCCTCTGGGTGCCGTGGGGTTCTCGTCGCGGTGTGCGTCTCCGGGAGGGGTGCGCAGTCTCCGGGACGGGGGCCGACCCACGGGGAGACCCGGAGGGTTACCCAGTACGCTGCCTCCTACAACGCCGCCACGCACCACCACGGCTGGGTGAGGCTCCATGCCTGGGACGTTAGGCAACAGGGGCTTGCGGAGCAGGTGCTGGGGCAACAGAGGCTGCAGAGGGGTGGGCAGGAGCATGGGGGGGTCTGGGAGTAATGGGGCGATTGGGGGGTCTGTCCTACCCCGTCCAAGCCTGCGACTGGGTAGCGCCTCGGCTGGGAGAAGGGTCCTGGGTTCGGGCAGGGGAAGGGTGACTGGAGgcggaggtggtgggggtgggggaggaagaggtgCCACCGTCTCTCCGCGCTCGGGCACGTCCTCGTCCGACCAATCGCTGAGTGGCAAGGGGAGAGGGGAGCGCTGCTGATTGGCCGCCAGCTGCCTCTGGGAGAGCAGGTCCTCCTTGTTGATTGGTGGAGGGGTGCGGGGGCCGCGTCTCCGCTTGCTGCTGGGGGGGTGGTGGCCGCCGGCTGCCGCGGGGTCGTCCTCGGAGGCGTCCGAGTCAGCTCCACGGGAGCGCTTGCGCTTCTTGTCCAGGGCTTTCTTCTTGGGGAccttttagattagattagattcaactTAATTGTTATTACACAAggatacaaaacaacacaaaatggTTTATAGTCAGAGACGGTAACcctagaaaatctttggtttTATACATAAATTAATTCATCAACATTTTTAGGGTGCATCTTTAAGTAGGGTATCCATGCAAGTCTTACTACACAAATTCCCTGATGAGAATGCTATTGGAGACGCTATAATCAGTTACTCAATATGTTGCAGTGCCTTGTGATGTATTACCGTGCGAACACACCGGTGTCAACAAGGTaaggcgacagagaatcgctggactgtgtagcaagagcAAAATGAGCGATATAAGCGACAGAGTATGACCGCtacaagcagaatgcaagcattcagtcagagagaggttccattggcccattgtttccgggttctattattgggggggaaatccccctttaggcagacctaggcagacctgaggactgttctattcaatgctaggagcattatgacacgcccctttaggcagaccggaacctggtcatgttaggtgcccatagaaacctattatgttggcatatctctatacttaaagaatctctgattcagTCATTCCAATTGTCGACTTCCGTCGCTGTAGTCACTCAAGTCgcacctggaccccgtttctcgacagtgtcgtagctaactagttagcaacttagtaagttgccaatgggaaatttcattgcaatcaagtaagttgctaacttagttcgCAATGACACTCAAGAAACGGCtgctggtctattcgtgccaatATGTGTACTATGTATTGTGTCTACCTTCATTGAGATCAATAAAGACCTTGTGCTCTAGTCTGCTGGAGCTACTGTACCTTGCGAGGGGAcatgaggggtggtggtggggtttccGAGGGGGGGATGTTGCTGGAGGTCGGAGGCTCGGGGTTGAAGCGCTCCTCTCGTCCCCCGGCTCCtaatcctccacctcctccgctagctctctcctcctccctcctgttcTTCTTCTGGCCCTTCTTCTGCCCTTTAGTCTTCTTCTTGGCCTCCTCGTGCAGCACTGGTGGTTCCCTGTCGCGGTCCCGGTCCCTCTCCTCGGCTGCTGGGGGAGCGCTAGCTGGGGGGCTGCCGTCGCGGTCCTTGCGGTCCCCTCCTCTGCGGGTGTCGGGGCCAGTTGACGATGACGAAGCGCCACCACCGTCCTGGTCGCCACCGCGCCGGTCAGATGCTGCGCTGCCTCCACTGCCGCCGCTACCTCGGGCATCTTCGTGGGCGCGACCACGGGCGTCCTTCTTCTCGCCGCCACGCCGGTCCTCCTCTTTCCAGCGCGAGGGCTTGTCGTCGGCTGACGCGGTGCGGACAGGGGAGCGGGCGGGGTCGGCCGCGGGACGCACCACCTGGCTCAGGAGACGGTGCTTATCACCTGCGCAAGTAGATGCAGAAGACCAAACCAAGGTTGAGCAGTTCAGAAATAACAGCCATGCTTCTGTTTGACAATATGCAATAgatacttttactgtaatattaaattatgtgtataaggtctttgtgtatgtttggatttgtgtatttatgcaagCTGACAGACagcttaatttccttcaggattaataaaagtactcgactctactctacagATACCAAGATGTGAATGTGTCATCTTTGGGGGATCGAAATAGGTGTACATTTCTTCGGACTACCATTCTGCAACCATCATAGAGAGGGAGTATCAGAACTAGATGAATGCATGCCATCTTGGTTGACTGGACACAGCAGTATATACACCATGTGAATTCAACGAATACGCTTTGCATCCTGACTTCATCAATAGCTAGCCTGGATTTGTGTGGCACAACAACTCCAGGGAGGGTATACTAagaagtagtaaaccaggttaagttcaccTTGCTgtagtagaggtaaatcatccaatagaagaAGTCCTCAGTTGTTAACTAAATGATGCCAGCAAGTATGTATATCTATTAACAGGTTTTCTTGATTgcaatcagttctcgaattctcaaaactctacacacaaatctccaaacctcacacacaaaggGCAGAACTCTTCattacctctgaaaaatgcacgtcttgtctcaaaacaatgtactctcttctaaaaagctaattttgttctcaaatgacacacacaagtagtCATTTTAATACCATCTTATgggaaccattgaacactaatatgcacaaggtaaaactctatactcaacttggcacacagtagaaacttattttcctcAGTggtctacttactaaagagggtatttttctgtagtaaaatactgaaatattgtttttagacttggagtacacatatgtgtgtatattttacatatatttctgacatttaatttgcaataatttattgtaaaatattgggtaaccatatgaaagtgatctcttttataacatattttggagttcaaaaactaaagaaatgtgttttctcactgcatccactcatcaatatcacatgcaatgtgtgtccttatggggtgatgatttcagattgtaaaccggtatgaagagagtttgcccatgtgatgaggaagtgaatatAGTATGGtaattgattttagtattttgaatggcagtgtgttcaatgcgacaaccagggtttttcttcatgaaaattgtgtgtaattcagagaattgtgtgtagtggtctgaaaagagtgtgtttgaacactaagcacaattccttctttacactcacatttcagtgttCAGTGACCTTGGTTAggagagttgggaaatgggtgagatgttccgagaattgtgtgtgaagtatcagaaattgtgtgtaagcaatcgagaaaaactgtaacaggtTTACCACTTTCTGTAGGTTAACAATGCCTGATTTATTACTTAACCATGTTTTTAGTATACCCCCCCAGTTGAACCCCCTTGTGTTACCTGTTTGAGGAACACACAGACCTTTCTCTTCAGCGCTGTTGTAGCCATCACTGTCAGCTGGACTAGCTTCCCGGGCACGCTTTGGAGATGGGCGAGGGCTGGGGGTGTTTTCGGTTACCCTGTGCCTCTTCCGACTGTTaaacacaaaaacatgaaaatgctTACCTCCTGGCAGGTTCAAGAAGTGTTTATTTTTTCCATACAGAGGTAGAGGTGATTACCGTAATACAACcaatacaacacattttttaaaatgacaaatGTGGGAAATATTTGGCAAGAAAAAGAACTTCCAGACCTCCTCCTTACCTGGGTTTGCGCTCCTCGTGAGAGTCTCTGACAGAGCGGTCATCTCTGGGTTCCTCCCTCCTGTCTCTgcgctcctctcttcccttctccctctccctctcctcccactctctctgtcgtTCCCGCTCTCTTTGCTCCCTCTCCCGTTCCCTCTCCTTcctttcacgctctctctccctctccctctcctcccgttccctctctcgctcttcccgttccctctccctctctcggtcttcgcgctccctctctcgctctctctccctctccctctcccggtctcgttctctgactctttctctttCGCGCTCCGCTTCCCGTTCCCGATCTCTGCCTTTGTCcttgtctttctccttctctctctccctctcgcgctccctctctctctcccgggccCGGTCGTCTCTGCGGTCGTCCCCTCTGTCCGTTCCCCTGCTGCGCTCGTCCCTGCGATCATCACGCTCCGGCTCTTCTCCGCGACTCTGGTGGCGACCAGCGGGAGAAGATGCTCTCGTGTCTggtcacacaaacaaaaacatccaGCCCATAGAATTAGACTTTTCATGCATCATTCATTGCAGTAaataagggcggaattctcccacccgcttaagtcaaaaaaagtgcttaacagcgcctccgcggttactcaagtctgtgattaagcggggtttacgcgcgattttaccagttgcgcactttgggtgggaccaggccaaaatcagggagtttcgcatgtaaatgaatcctaagcgtattctcccgtgcacttaagcgcgtttgcctttacgcgcatcaaagggctgtagtaaggtcaagcgccactatgaggtaaaatgtaatattgcatttgatgctcgcttggctcgcattttgaacatgttacacggtatgctttgttgatgttccttaggGTCAGcatgagtccaaatcgaaattcattcacagttccacataaacatcctacattaattgtgacaaaatatgaccacctgcccagagcatgttctcatatcggtgaacttacaaacaaaagcaggtaattaattaatcagtatgaggatcatcatgtctccacggacggtaaccaaaaccaaaaacaccttgttgcaggttgcaccatgcaaaagtaggctaaattgacaaggcacgtcagactaaagaccgctgttccagtcgtcctcacagccacccaaagtatgcctattcaaaaacaaccttcacaatttttactatgttgtagccacgacgttaagtaaagggtttttatttcaactcctccagatttattggaactcgtgcatatgtgcatgtaacctattaaactttctgaactgatgcccaacatacaaaaccaccacatactgaggtaggctgcaggttgtcctatctgtttttgtagggcagaaaatatttcctgaatgtcattacagctaaacgtaaaaggtaggcctacatatcagagcatgtctttggcatttcccttctggtctctattacaccccatcagctgcgcgtttaagtcctggcttggcattgcatgcccatgtccaattaattctcatgtctgcgacagaatatagcctaaagtctccgttttttcatgacgaccgatttccttgttcattcttcagtaTGCATGTGGCCTAAgcgtaatatgctgacggacagctgagatccacatatttccaattattttaatgtcacgttgctgtacagagaagcggagaaacacttttaaaagtcagcaaatgggcctactatgtgtttgtttaaatgtgggaatgatcagcattttaaatcactttttgatttccggaattgtccaggcaacacgccaaaatcaatttttaacaaaacgtttaatcatgtttattatttcaatcaacctgttgcgcaccaaaacgctcagctgagttcccgcgaatgggacacatcgcgtttccatctcaatatctcacctccaatacttgcattgtgcttgtgaaaaggagcggaggttagattttgaaacgcttttgcaagaggacttttggcacgtggttttaaattcaaagttaaagttcagtgttggatctcaatggactgccgaggttttcacacggttgatctgaaaatccatgcgccatagtttctttgtagccacaactgatgaacttggcggagactcatccccccatttagcatatatcacgcctatgttgggctacgcgctgtttttctgagttaagcgcgaggggtgtggcgacgttccagaggggagaatacgcgcaagataagaccgcgtaaaatatgcgtgcgtaaaaccgacttaagtggagacgggagaattccgccctaaattATTTAATTGACAAATCTACGATCGTGGTTGACTTTATTACAACGATCACCGTGCCCCTGAAGTGGACATTGTTGGTGTAGTAAGTTGCAAGTCAGTTGTGTAACGACGGTTTGGGTTGACCCAAATATTGCCAATATAAGCAGTGAGagctggggcctcatgtacaaagacttccgtagatttcctaccgcgcctgaaaatcttaaatgtatcagtccatgcataaacaggttttcctgccgatgtctgatttcacatgaaattttgtacacatgcattttttcatgctaagtcagtattagtacatctgaaaatgtttgtGGAAAGTTACTTACAGAGCTTTTTTTGTGCGCaagtaagttttgtacatgaggccttTGGGTTGGTAATAAGTGCCTTGAGAGCAAGGTTGAAAGAGGCTCTCACATAATCATTTTCCCCCACTTAAACTTGTGGTTCTACTTAATATACAGCAACAGGTCTGAAATGAGTCTCACCTCTGTCCCGGTTGTCCCTGCGTTCGCGTTCATTCTGTCCATTCCTGCGGTCGTATGAAGAGTCCCGGGCGGTGTCTCGGGccgtctctcctgtcctctgccgcTCGTTTCCGTAGCGATCGGTGGCACGATCTGTGGAGCGGTCCGTGGAACGATCGTTTCCTCGTTCGCTAGTCTTGCTGTCGCTGCCGCGCTCCGAGCCCCTCTCAGCACTCCGCTCTCGCCCACCGCTCCTCGACTCCCAGCTGTCATGGCCTCGGTCGCTAGGAGACGCTCGTGACCCCCGAGAAGAACCTGCAACATGCAACGTACGTGATCTCACCATAACAACCCACCCTTTCATCTAAAAACAGGTGCTGGATATCAttttactgaaaaaaataaaacttagCTACATATCTGCAGTTTATGTGATCTTGATTGACTAACTAATCTAACTAATGTATTGATAAAGACAATCAACGTAAATTATTCCACCCAGTGAAAGATTGTTAATTggatggagaaagaaaaaaatgtggcaTAGGTTGACACACATGAGTGCTCACCTTTCTCCGAGGGCTCTGCTGCACGCGTTCTCCCTCGGCCCGTCCTCTCTGCACGCGTCTCTGTCCTCGCCTCCGCCCgagcctctcctcttccctcctcccggCTACTGTGACCCTTCCCAAAACTCCCACGATCCTCCTGGGCAGCCGAATCCTCCTTCCTGTCCCCGCGCTCacgctcccgctctctctccctttccctctctcgatctctatccctgtctctctctcgctccctctcccgctccctctctcgttccctctccctctccctctcgggaGGTGGATCTCGTGCAGAGCGCGTCTCGCTGCGGGAGGAGTCTGCTCGTGAGGAGGAGGAGTCCTTGGTGTCTTGTCGGCTGTGTGCGGGGCGTTCTTCGCGGGTGTCTCTGCGGtctctggtgctgctgctggtggtggcggcggcgtcTCGGCGGTCGCGGCTGTCCCGGGACTCGCGTTCGTCTCGGCCGTCTCGGGAGCTGCTCTGCTCCGCCTCGTAGTCCCGATCTCGGTCGTCACGGCCACCGCTGCCGCCCTCCTTCTCACGCCGGCCGCGGGAGTCTGGCGGAAATCAAGACATTCGTGATTACAGAGAAACGGTCCTTTGAAAAGGTGTATGAAGCTGACAAAGCGTCCGTCTCGTGATACAGGCATGCCAACTCAAAACGTTGTTGAGAAGATGAATGTTGCCAACATGGCATGTTAACGTTTCAGCATCTCTGCGCCTGTGTCATAATGTACAGGCTCAAATTACACGACTCCCAATTTTGTGTCCGCTGCATATGACTGACAACTATTTTGACGAGTCGATACAGAGTTTGATAACTACGATTTGCGATTGCCGGCTGTTGGAAACGgtaaaattctatcttagaacatcgGTCACGACGAGGAAATGTTGCTAATCAATCGCTTGCAATGGTCCagcggggtaacgttccaccaatTGTTGTAAGGGGGCGGCCAagagtcatgtagtttgagcctggtaCTATAACAGTAAAGTTATAGTATGAACAGTTACGTAATAGGTTTCTAGTTAAGTATAATACTTGACAAGTTATTGTAATATTAACATTCAGGTTGCTCAAATCTTTACCATCTCTGCGCTCTCGGTCATGCCGCCTCTCCTGCTGCTGAGGACTCCTGTCCCGCTCCGctcgccctcctctctctctgccctgggaGTGGCGTCGGCCTCCGGGGCTCCCTCGCCGCTGTCCCTGGGGAGAGGAGCCTCCACGGGGAGTGAGGGGCGAGC
The Engraulis encrasicolus isolate BLACKSEA-1 chromosome 12, IST_EnEncr_1.0, whole genome shotgun sequence DNA segment above includes these coding regions:
- the zc3h13 gene encoding zinc finger CCCH domain-containing protein 13 isoform X4 is translated as MSKIRRKVTVENSKTISDSSASTTTPSRRPSVFERLGPSTGGNAAETHCRNWLKTGNCSYGNTCRYTHGTQPRGKGFSGTFSRSAERPTGDLRERMKNKRQDVDADAQKREPEEPTSPTTTRKRDSSRGRHREKEDIKITKERTPASEEETADWEANREDSDNGDYDYELSLEMKRQKIQHELMKLEQENMDKREDIVIKKEQDSSSKTRTGSTSKGSPERGSSKGSPSSRKSSGSPKYKASGKGSAKKEKSSSSSVISSPVSDQARAEEPETRFSKGSHGKKKGPRTPSPPPPAPVEVHPVGKKHKGKHKNKEKSEDRAKEGKDRGRDTEKHKEKKEKRRDRSESSHQAKRSVTSEERSGSVSSPSRDLSPLARRKSPSSPKASSQKAPASASPHRSRSSPIRQQRSPSPPPPGRHHSPSSHSVSRSSPQRHSPSPTPHRRNRSPPSPSPSYSRSDARAPAASSSSPPPSSSNARGSRSPLTPRGGSSPQGQRRGSPGGRRHSQGRERGGRAERDRSPQQQERRHDRERRDDSRGRREKEGGSGGRDDRDRDYEAEQSSSRDGRDERESRDSRDRRDAAATTSSSTRDRRDTREERPAHSRQDTKDSSSSRADSSRSETRSARDPPPERERERERERERERERERDRDRDRERERERERERERGDRKEDSAAQEDRGSFGKGHSSREEGRGEARAEARTETRAERTGRGRTRAAEPSEKGSSRGSRASPSDRGHDSWESRSGGRERSAERGSERGSDSKTSERGNDRSTDRSTDRATDRYGNERQRTGETARDTARDSSYDRRNGQNERERRDNRDRDTRASSPAGRHQSRGEEPERDDRRDERSRGTDRGDDRRDDRAREREREREREREKEKDKDKGRDREREAERERERVRERDREREREREREREREDREREREREEREREREERERERERERKEREREREQRERERQREWEEREREKGREERRDRREEPRDDRSVRDSHEERKPSRKRHRVTENTPSPRPSPKRAREASPADSDGYNSAEEKGDKHRLLSQVVRPAADPARSPVRTASADDKPSRWKEEDRRGGEKKDARGRAHEDARGSGGSGGSAASDRRGGDQDGGGASSSSTGPDTRRGGDRKDRDGSPPASAPPAAEERDRDRDREPPVLHEEAKKKTKGQKKGQKKNRREEERASGGGGGLGAGGREERFNPEPPTSSNIPPSETPPPPLMSPRKVPKKKALDKKRKRSRGADSDASEDDPAAAGGHHPPSSKRRRGPRTPPPINKEDLLSQRQLAANQQRSPLPLPLSDWSDEDVPERGETVAPLPPPPPPPPPPVTLPLPEPRTLLPAEALPSRRLGRGRTDPPIAPLLPDPPMLLPTPLQPLLPQHLLRKPLLPNVPGMEPHPAVVVRGGVVGGSVLGNPPGLPVGRPPSRRLRTPPGDAHRDENPTAPRGRRGGGRPPVGNAAREREREQRERERERERERETERQRERERERERERDRERERERERDRERVVGNEPMGAERKSRIDQLRRGEPSRSTSSDRQDSRSHSSRRSSPESERQARSRAGSYDSREREREARGDRVGIPERERDVRDVFDRDRKEPRPQQAPLLGLAPVGMLPQHPHQHPHQPPHPHPHPHPHPHPHPHPHPHPHQQRDWDPQHQQQQQQQQQQPPPQMQRDWGPPRMGVREPLLPHRGANREPIREREPRDLREQRDRERLLPEGIFAGVVHERLERERERERAEREREHRERERMERERERDRERERERMERGMGERERMLPFDPMAHPHPHPHPHPHPHPHPHPHPHPHPHSHPHPHPHPHGEPKGRGDGRMERGGDYEPLLPREPVAMDADKPADSAHPPNMTGENEKGDSHDEEEEDKGEDGGSMVSGGEEYEPISDDELDEILADNAQKRDDQQDDDRVPGPLDVIDVDWSSLMPKQKQEPRAPGAALLRFTPGAVLLRAGVSRRLAGPQLMARVKEVCKGELDDPKDAERLFEHDLGALNMAALNRRVERASLLRNLGSSCKALSARRDIAIRKQLLKNEKGTTKQLYTGPPVGENDLLQLGVRLFKKALASSETAERAAQSGASTTPSASTSAPTPPPPPEVCVS